In Parasegetibacter sp. NRK P23, a single genomic region encodes these proteins:
- a CDS encoding aldehyde dehydrogenase: protein MGEVLHNELIAMRRFFETGETRSLSWRQTQLKIMYRALEEYEEKIAAALFADFRKPLTESYVTETGMLKAEISFTLKNLRKWIRPEKPGTNFLNFPSKSRIYKEPLGVVLVIGPWNYPFMLTLLPMINAIGAGNCVVLKPSEAAPASSALMAEMIGKYFSPAYIKVVEGDGEKTVGELMNFRFDHVFFTGGSNIGKKIYEMAARQLMPVTLELGGKSPVVVAQDADIPVTAKRICAPKFSNAGQMCVAPDYVLAHESVAQRLLEEMKKCIRSFYGEEPFQSPDYARIINERQFSRLCSYLSEGRIFCGGKINAEELYIEPTIMVDIAPNTRIMEEEIFGPILPVLTYTSEEELFQNLSRHPSPLALYVFTNNTGYAEKLMKAFPFGGGCINNVAYHLMNPRLPFGGIGNSGIGAYHGLHGFHTFTHRKAVMQTPVWFDPSLKYPPFGNRLKWLRKFLK from the coding sequence ATGGGGGAAGTTTTGCACAACGAACTGATTGCCATGCGCCGTTTCTTCGAAACCGGAGAGACAAGGTCATTATCGTGGCGACAAACGCAGTTGAAAATAATGTACAGAGCGCTGGAAGAATACGAAGAGAAGATTGCCGCCGCGCTATTTGCCGATTTCAGAAAACCTTTAACAGAATCTTATGTTACGGAAACGGGTATGCTAAAAGCGGAGATCAGCTTTACGTTGAAAAATCTCCGCAAATGGATACGGCCCGAAAAACCGGGCACCAATTTCCTCAACTTCCCATCTAAAAGCCGGATATACAAAGAACCGCTGGGTGTTGTATTGGTTATCGGACCATGGAATTATCCCTTCATGCTCACCCTGCTGCCAATGATCAATGCCATAGGCGCAGGCAATTGCGTGGTGTTAAAACCTTCGGAAGCCGCCCCCGCATCATCAGCGCTGATGGCTGAAATGATCGGTAAATATTTTTCTCCGGCATACATAAAAGTCGTGGAGGGGGACGGTGAAAAAACGGTCGGTGAATTGATGAATTTCCGTTTCGACCATGTTTTTTTCACTGGAGGAAGCAATATTGGAAAGAAAATATATGAAATGGCCGCCCGGCAATTGATGCCCGTTACCCTGGAACTTGGGGGTAAAAGCCCGGTGGTGGTGGCGCAGGACGCGGATATACCGGTTACGGCTAAACGAATATGTGCCCCTAAGTTTTCCAATGCCGGCCAGATGTGTGTAGCCCCGGATTATGTATTGGCGCACGAAAGCGTAGCGCAGCGGTTGCTGGAAGAAATGAAAAAATGTATCCGCTCTTTCTATGGAGAAGAACCATTTCAATCGCCCGATTACGCCCGTATCATCAACGAAAGGCAGTTTTCCAGGCTGTGCAGTTATCTTTCAGAAGGAAGGATATTTTGCGGAGGAAAAATAAATGCCGAGGAGCTGTACATTGAACCCACCATCATGGTAGACATCGCTCCCAACACGCGCATTATGGAGGAAGAAATTTTTGGTCCGATACTGCCCGTCCTGACTTATACATCAGAGGAAGAACTTTTTCAAAACCTTTCCCGCCATCCTTCGCCATTGGCCCTGTATGTGTTTACCAACAATACCGGCTATGCGGAAAAATTAATGAAGGCGTTTCCTTTCGGCGGCGGCTGCATCAATAACGTGGCCTATCACCTGATGAACCCGCGGCTTCCTTTCGGCGGCATCGGGAACAGTGGAATCGGCGCGTACCATGGCCTTCACGGCTTTCACACATTTACCCACCGAAAGGCCGTGATGCAAACCCCGGTGTGGTTCGATCCTTCCCTCAAATATCCCCCGTTCGGGAACAGACTAAAATGGTTGCGGAAATTTTTAAAATGA
- a CDS encoding nucleoside deaminase produces the protein MNDEHFMNLALKQARIAFEEGEVPVGAIVVMQGKVIARGYNQTEKLKDPTAHAEMIALTSAFNLLGAKYLPDATLYVTVEPCLMCAGAIYWSKLNRIVWGADDEKNGHRRITGTNTAFHPKAKVTTGILADECASLMKTFFRERR, from the coding sequence ATGAACGACGAACACTTCATGAACCTTGCGCTGAAGCAGGCGCGGATTGCCTTCGAGGAAGGCGAGGTGCCGGTGGGCGCTATCGTGGTAATGCAGGGCAAAGTGATTGCACGCGGGTACAACCAAACGGAGAAACTGAAAGACCCTACGGCACACGCGGAAATGATCGCCCTCACGTCCGCTTTCAACCTTCTGGGCGCGAAATATTTACCGGACGCTACGTTGTATGTAACTGTTGAACCCTGTCTGATGTGCGCCGGTGCCATCTATTGGAGCAAACTCAATAGGATTGTGTGGGGGGCCGATGACGAAAAGAACGGGCACAGAAGAATCACGGGCACCAATACCGCGTTTCATCCGAAGGCAAAGGTTACTACTGGGATATTGGCGGATGAATGCGCTTCGCTCATGAAAACATTCTTCAGGGAACGCCGCTGA
- a CDS encoding superoxide dismutase, translating to MAFTLPALPYAHEALEPHIDTTTMQIHHGKHHQAYVDNLNKAIAGTDHENKSLEELVAAAGSISPAVRNNGGGHWNHTFFWESLAPNAGGAPTGELAKAIDAAFGSFDIFKEKFANAGMTRFGSGWAWLIVKDGKLEVSSTPNQDNPLMDVAEVKGTPILGVDVWEHAYYLKYQNKRADYLAAFWNVVNWNKVSERFGK from the coding sequence ATGGCTTTTACACTTCCTGCACTCCCCTACGCGCACGAGGCGCTGGAACCGCATATTGACACCACCACCATGCAGATCCACCATGGCAAGCACCACCAGGCTTATGTAGACAACCTGAACAAGGCAATTGCCGGTACCGATCACGAGAACAAATCGCTGGAAGAACTGGTGGCCGCTGCCGGATCCATCAGCCCTGCCGTACGCAACAACGGAGGTGGCCACTGGAACCATACTTTCTTCTGGGAAAGCCTCGCCCCCAATGCCGGCGGCGCCCCCACAGGCGAACTGGCCAAAGCCATCGACGCCGCTTTCGGCAGTTTCGACATCTTCAAAGAGAAATTCGCCAACGCCGGTATGACCCGCTTCGGAAGCGGCTGGGCATGGCTCATCGTGAAAGACGGTAAACTCGAAGTGTCTTCCACCCCCAACCAGGACAATCCCCTGATGGACGTGGCCGAAGTAAAAGGTACGCCCATCCTTGGTGTGGACGTTTGGGAACACGCTTATTACCTGAAATACCAGAACAAAAGAGCGGATTACCTCGCGGCTTTCTGGAATGTGGTGAATTGGAATAAAGTGAGTGAGCGTTTCGGGAAGTAA
- the mutL gene encoding DNA mismatch repair endonuclease MutL — MSDIIQLLPDNIANQIAAGEVIQRPASAVKELLENAVDAGATEIKLIIQDAGKALIQVIDNGKGMSEGDARLCFERHATSKIRNIDDLFSIRTMGFRGEALASIAAVAQVVLKTRRQDDEAGTLLEVENSAVTLQEPCATSIGTSIAMKNLFFNIPARRNFLKSNAAEMRHIVDEFIRVAMAFPHILFTLSSNNQELFHLEKGSLKQRIVQLLGSQYASKLVAVQEQTDYMNIHGFVGKPDTARKTRGDQYFFVNNRFIKSGYLHHALMNAYQDLIPADSFPMYVLFIELDPSQVDINVHPTKQEIKFEDEKIIYAFVQAAVKHALAQFSITPTLDFDLDVNIQQLDAVNKPFTDDKKSAAASSSLYQAFTQKNQAHFIEKSPVGDWKSFFEPSAKKEEGFALPGLDETIASRNSKPEDRFEYEIPAMAMRSHSMQAVHSEETMLSSKWGVPEDPFCMQLHQSFILVQTHIGFIVVHQQLAHERILYDRYAIAMTGKPVPSQQLLFPSTIDLSPQDAVLLQELLPDLHNLGYQLGDFGGNSFVIQGTPADVTHGNEKQAIENLLEQIKHFSGELKFSKREKLVRSLATQHAVKAGQQLGMPEMKKIVTELFRCNQPNTTANGHPTFVEFKKDYLEKMFLGR, encoded by the coding sequence TTGAGCGACATCATACAATTATTACCGGATAATATTGCGAACCAGATAGCGGCGGGAGAAGTGATCCAACGTCCGGCCAGTGCGGTGAAAGAACTATTGGAAAACGCTGTGGACGCGGGTGCCACGGAAATAAAACTCATCATACAAGATGCGGGAAAAGCGCTGATACAGGTAATCGACAACGGGAAAGGGATGAGTGAAGGAGACGCCCGGCTTTGCTTTGAACGCCACGCCACTTCCAAGATCAGGAACATAGACGATCTTTTCAGCATACGTACCATGGGCTTCCGCGGTGAAGCGCTCGCCTCTATCGCAGCGGTGGCACAGGTAGTGCTGAAAACACGCAGGCAGGACGATGAAGCAGGAACCTTACTGGAAGTGGAAAACAGCGCCGTTACCCTGCAGGAACCCTGCGCTACATCCATCGGCACCAGCATCGCCATGAAGAACCTGTTCTTCAATATCCCCGCACGCCGGAACTTCCTGAAAAGTAACGCGGCCGAAATGCGGCACATCGTGGACGAATTCATCCGCGTGGCCATGGCATTCCCGCATATCCTGTTCACGTTATCCAGCAACAACCAGGAACTCTTCCACCTTGAAAAAGGATCGCTGAAACAACGCATCGTGCAGCTACTCGGCAGCCAGTACGCTTCCAAATTAGTGGCCGTACAGGAACAGACCGATTACATGAATATCCACGGTTTCGTAGGCAAACCGGATACCGCAAGAAAAACACGTGGCGACCAGTACTTTTTCGTGAACAACCGCTTCATCAAAAGCGGCTACCTCCACCACGCCCTGATGAACGCCTACCAGGACCTGATTCCCGCAGATTCCTTCCCCATGTACGTGCTGTTCATCGAACTTGATCCCTCACAGGTAGATATAAACGTGCACCCCACCAAACAGGAGATCAAATTCGAAGACGAGAAAATCATCTACGCCTTTGTGCAGGCAGCCGTGAAACACGCACTCGCCCAGTTCAGCATCACCCCAACACTTGATTTCGACCTCGACGTGAATATCCAGCAACTCGACGCCGTAAATAAACCTTTCACCGACGATAAAAAATCCGCCGCGGCTTCTTCCTCTCTCTATCAGGCCTTCACGCAAAAGAACCAGGCACACTTCATCGAAAAATCTCCGGTTGGCGACTGGAAATCTTTCTTCGAACCTTCCGCTAAAAAGGAAGAAGGCTTCGCACTGCCCGGTCTCGACGAAACCATCGCCTCCCGCAACAGCAAACCCGAAGACAGGTTCGAATATGAAATACCGGCCATGGCTATGCGCAGTCATTCCATGCAGGCCGTGCATTCCGAAGAGACTATGCTCTCTTCCAAATGGGGCGTACCGGAGGACCCGTTCTGTATGCAGTTGCACCAATCGTTTATCCTGGTACAAACACATATCGGTTTTATCGTGGTGCACCAGCAACTTGCGCACGAACGCATCCTTTACGACCGCTATGCCATCGCGATGACCGGCAAACCCGTTCCCAGCCAGCAGTTGCTCTTTCCCTCCACCATCGACCTCTCCCCACAGGACGCGGTGCTGCTGCAGGAACTCCTCCCCGACCTGCACAATCTCGGTTACCAACTGGGTGATTTCGGAGGCAACAGTTTCGTGATACAAGGCACGCCCGCCGATGTTACGCACGGCAACGAAAAACAGGCCATCGAAAACCTGCTGGAACAGATCAAACATTTTTCAGGGGAACTGAAATTCTCTAAAAGAGAAAAACTCGTCCGATCGCTGGCCACGCAACACGCCGTAAAAGCAGGGCAACAACTGGGTATGCCGGAAATGAAGAAGATTGTGACGGAGCTGTTCCGTTGTAACCAGCCGAATACTACGGCGAACGGGCATCCTACCTTTGTGGAGTTTAAGAAAGATTACCTGGAGAAGATGTTTCTGGGGAGGTGA
- a CDS encoding glycoside hydrolase family 3 N-terminal domain-containing protein, with product MKNLLLVSLLFCLGKSSLQAQSPQAGAWADSVLNTLSPDERIAQLMVVRAHSNLGADHVKQVTELVEKYNIGGLCFFQGGPVRQANLTNFYQSIAKTPLMICIDGEWGLGMRLDSVINFPRQLMLGAVNDPKVVYEYGKAIGEQCKRLGIHVNYAPVVDINNNPANPVINDRSFGEDKYKVALYGIQYMKGMQDVGVMGCAKHFPGHGDVAVDSHYDLPVINKTMAELDSLELYPFRKIFEAGVGSVMIAHLFIPSIDNTANQPTSLSYKNVTELLRKDLGYQGISFTDALEMKGVAKFYPAGEASVQSLIAGNDMLCLPGDIPGSIRLVKRAIRRRDLSWKEINARVKKVLIAKYESGLNAFKPIDTKGLTEDLNKHTARIQQLIADHALTLVRDESKKIPLKMDARKKVAYVGVGISGENIFSEQMKAEYNADVFYFNYKQDLTRVATLTDLLKDKYDEVIIGVHQFSRRPANNFGISAPAMELVRALNKETNPITIVFGNPYAIGFFPEAKTLITTYEDDEVTQKTATAILLGKKEAQGTLPVTVAPQLLYGTGVTDYLSTLINGNGGMDAEKLQGVKTIVEQAIYNGATPGGVVLASRNGQIVYEEAFGYDDYSNLHPVTKETIYDLASVTKIAATTVSIMKLYEEGKINLKKTLGDYLPSVAGTDKANLVMEDILLHQAGLRSYIPFYRETLDSVSGIPKQGFYNAHSDSIYTVPVADTMFLRTDWVDTIYQRILTSPLGPSGNYVYSDNDFIFLGKVVEQISGMPLQEYVQRHFYVPLGMETTGFRPYERFPISAVAPTEKEPYFRLQQIRGYVHDPGAALMGNVAGHAGLFSNARDLWKLFQMLLDGGVWEGKRYFKKETIDLFTSYGTAVSRRALGFDKPEKDNATRKEPYPAASVSPFTYGHTGFTGTCVWVDPAEKMVYIFLSNRVCPDGNNPKLLRMNVRGQVHDLLYQSLIRE from the coding sequence ATGAAGAATCTTTTGCTCGTATCCCTTTTGTTTTGTCTCGGAAAATCTTCCCTTCAGGCACAATCCCCACAGGCCGGGGCCTGGGCCGACAGTGTGTTGAATACACTTTCACCGGATGAACGTATCGCGCAACTGATGGTGGTGCGGGCGCATTCCAACCTGGGCGCCGATCATGTGAAGCAGGTAACGGAACTGGTAGAAAAATACAATATCGGCGGACTCTGTTTTTTTCAGGGTGGTCCCGTACGGCAGGCCAATCTTACCAATTTCTACCAGTCTATCGCTAAAACACCGTTGATGATCTGTATCGATGGCGAATGGGGATTGGGCATGCGACTGGATTCCGTGATCAATTTTCCAAGACAACTGATGTTGGGTGCGGTGAACGATCCGAAGGTAGTATACGAATATGGCAAGGCGATAGGAGAGCAATGTAAACGCCTGGGCATTCATGTGAACTACGCGCCTGTGGTGGACATCAACAACAACCCCGCGAACCCGGTGATCAACGACCGCTCCTTCGGGGAAGACAAATACAAGGTGGCGCTGTATGGCATACAATACATGAAAGGCATGCAGGATGTAGGCGTGATGGGCTGCGCGAAACACTTTCCCGGTCACGGAGATGTTGCCGTGGATTCACATTATGATCTTCCCGTGATCAATAAAACAATGGCGGAATTGGATTCGCTGGAACTGTACCCGTTCAGGAAAATATTTGAAGCAGGAGTAGGTAGTGTGATGATCGCCCATTTGTTCATTCCTTCCATCGACAATACCGCCAATCAGCCCACTTCACTTTCTTATAAAAATGTAACTGAATTGCTGCGGAAGGACCTGGGCTACCAGGGTATATCTTTTACGGATGCGCTTGAAATGAAAGGCGTTGCAAAATTTTATCCGGCGGGAGAAGCATCGGTACAATCACTGATCGCGGGCAACGATATGCTTTGTTTACCCGGCGATATTCCGGGAAGCATCCGTTTGGTTAAACGGGCCATCAGAAGGCGCGACCTGAGCTGGAAGGAGATCAATGCAAGGGTGAAGAAAGTGCTGATCGCCAAATACGAATCCGGGTTGAATGCATTCAAACCCATCGATACAAAAGGCCTTACGGAAGACCTCAACAAACATACGGCGCGTATCCAGCAACTCATCGCCGATCATGCGTTAACATTGGTGCGCGATGAATCGAAAAAGATTCCGTTGAAAATGGATGCCCGGAAAAAAGTGGCTTATGTGGGTGTGGGCATCAGTGGAGAAAACATTTTTTCTGAACAGATGAAAGCGGAATACAATGCTGACGTGTTTTACTTCAACTACAAACAGGACCTTACGCGTGTAGCCACCCTTACTGATCTGCTGAAAGATAAATATGATGAAGTAATCATCGGCGTACACCAGTTCAGCAGAAGGCCCGCGAATAATTTCGGTATATCAGCACCAGCCATGGAACTGGTGCGCGCACTTAATAAAGAAACGAATCCTATCACCATTGTATTCGGTAACCCGTATGCCATCGGTTTCTTCCCGGAGGCAAAAACACTGATCACCACTTACGAAGACGATGAGGTGACGCAAAAAACAGCCACTGCAATTTTATTGGGAAAGAAAGAAGCGCAGGGAACGCTCCCTGTAACAGTGGCCCCGCAGTTACTTTATGGCACAGGCGTTACGGATTACCTTTCCACGTTGATCAATGGCAATGGGGGCATGGATGCTGAGAAGTTGCAGGGCGTTAAAACCATTGTGGAGCAGGCTATTTACAATGGCGCCACTCCGGGTGGCGTAGTCCTGGCATCCCGCAACGGGCAGATCGTTTACGAAGAAGCTTTCGGCTACGATGATTATTCCAACCTGCACCCGGTAACCAAAGAAACGATTTACGACCTGGCCTCGGTTACCAAGATCGCCGCTACCACCGTTTCCATCATGAAACTCTATGAAGAAGGAAAGATTAACCTGAAAAAAACACTCGGGGATTACCTTCCTTCGGTAGCAGGTACAGATAAGGCAAACCTGGTAATGGAGGATATCTTGTTGCACCAGGCTGGTCTCCGGTCATATATACCGTTCTACCGGGAAACCCTGGACAGTGTGTCCGGCATCCCGAAACAGGGTTTTTACAACGCGCATTCCGACAGTATTTACACGGTTCCGGTAGCCGATACGATGTTTCTCCGAACGGATTGGGTAGACACGATCTACCAGCGCATCCTGACCAGTCCGCTGGGGCCCTCAGGAAACTATGTTTACAGCGACAACGATTTCATCTTCCTTGGTAAAGTAGTGGAACAAATTTCAGGGATGCCGTTGCAGGAATATGTGCAACGGCATTTTTATGTACCCCTCGGTATGGAAACCACCGGGTTTAGGCCCTATGAGCGTTTCCCCATCAGTGCGGTGGCGCCTACTGAAAAAGAACCCTATTTCCGCCTGCAGCAGATCAGGGGCTATGTGCACGACCCCGGTGCCGCATTGATGGGCAATGTTGCCGGGCACGCAGGTCTGTTCTCCAATGCGCGCGACCTCTGGAAGCTGTTCCAGATGCTGTTGGATGGTGGTGTTTGGGAGGGAAAGCGGTACTTCAAAAAAGAAACCATTGACCTTTTCACCTCTTATGGAACAGCCGTGAGCAGAAGAGCGCTGGGATTTGATAAACCCGAAAAGGACAACGCCACCCGCAAAGAACCTTATCCCGCCGCGTCTGTATCGCCATTCACCTATGGGCACACCGGGTTTACCGGCACCTGCGTATGGGTTGATCCCGCCGAAAAAATGGTGTATATCTTCCTTTCCAACCGTGTTTGTCCGGACGGAAATAACCCGAAATTACTCCGTATGAATGTGCGCGGTCAGGTACATGATCTTCTTTATCAATCCCTGATCCGGGAGTAA
- a CDS encoding caspase family protein codes for MKPYLLRLFILVMTGISAFNGAHAQGCQSGDCNNGFGTYKYSTGDTYAGEHVNSLRNGFGVYTWSTGAKHIGENRNDKLNGYGVYYHANGDVYLGEFKDGKYEGEGTYKFRDGRVQAGLWTKGEYKGKISYYGKGADAKGCLNGDCANGYGMFAFNNGDRYFGYFKNNKLDGYGSYYYSSGAKFIGEFTEGKLNGFGVYYWANGEKYAGFWKEGRRNQWGMNYYPDGRKSIGLWEMDRLTKTKDQYVTTAGAKTGCISGDCNNGNGVFIYNNGFYNGNFKNGYRNGKGTYFFDSGDYYYGDWVDNKRTGSGYFYFTEGGKYVGNFRNQFFDGKGFYFYHDGIIDDGYFQEGKYVGKTMPVNNNAGYANNNTTGNNTYSNTNNNSGYNNNTSTNTTNNNNSTYTNTTTTKNNGGFTAGNTTGVKEKRLALVMGVSNYTNGVSKLKNPVNDSRSMATALRAIGFDVIELNDGSRDQMFRSIQEFGERLKNYTVGMLFYAGHGMQVDGVNYLIPADARITSKDDIRFICINADFILSKMELAGTKANIIILDACRNNPFERSFSRDDSNPGLATMNAPVGSIIAYSCAPNKTASDGSGSNGLYTGELLRYIQQPGAKIEDVFKQVRKSVLTKSNTSQVPWETSSLIGDFFFSAKTQ; via the coding sequence ATGAAACCGTATCTTCTCCGGCTCTTTATCCTGGTTATGACCGGGATTTCCGCTTTTAACGGAGCCCATGCCCAGGGTTGCCAGAGTGGCGATTGCAACAACGGGTTCGGTACCTATAAATATTCCACAGGCGACACTTATGCCGGAGAACACGTGAACAGTCTCCGGAACGGATTCGGTGTTTATACCTGGAGCACCGGGGCAAAACACATCGGCGAAAACCGCAACGATAAACTGAACGGTTATGGGGTGTATTACCATGCCAACGGCGATGTTTACCTCGGGGAATTCAAAGATGGCAAGTATGAAGGCGAAGGCACCTACAAGTTCCGCGATGGCAGGGTGCAGGCCGGATTATGGACCAAAGGAGAATACAAAGGGAAAATATCTTACTATGGCAAAGGGGCAGATGCCAAAGGCTGCCTGAACGGCGATTGCGCAAATGGATACGGTATGTTCGCCTTTAACAACGGCGACCGCTATTTTGGTTATTTCAAGAACAATAAACTGGACGGATATGGCTCTTATTATTATTCCAGCGGCGCCAAATTCATCGGAGAATTTACGGAAGGAAAACTGAATGGCTTCGGTGTGTATTATTGGGCCAATGGTGAAAAGTACGCGGGGTTCTGGAAAGAAGGCCGCCGCAACCAGTGGGGCATGAACTACTACCCCGATGGCCGTAAATCCATCGGACTCTGGGAAATGGACCGTCTCACCAAAACCAAGGACCAGTACGTTACCACAGCCGGGGCAAAAACCGGCTGCATCAGTGGCGATTGCAACAATGGCAACGGTGTTTTTATCTACAACAATGGGTTTTATAACGGCAATTTCAAAAATGGATACCGCAACGGAAAAGGCACTTACTTTTTCGATAGTGGAGATTATTACTACGGCGACTGGGTAGACAACAAACGCACGGGAAGCGGCTACTTCTATTTTACGGAAGGTGGAAAATATGTAGGGAATTTCAGGAACCAGTTCTTCGATGGAAAAGGATTCTACTTCTACCACGATGGCATCATCGATGACGGGTATTTCCAGGAAGGAAAATATGTTGGGAAGACCATGCCGGTGAACAACAATGCCGGGTATGCGAACAACAATACTACCGGGAACAATACATATTCCAACACCAACAACAATTCCGGGTACAACAATAATACTTCCACCAATACTACCAATAATAACAACTCAACTTATACCAATACCACCACTACCAAAAATAACGGGGGCTTTACCGCCGGAAATACTACTGGCGTAAAAGAAAAACGACTGGCGCTGGTAATGGGTGTTTCCAACTATACCAATGGCGTGAGCAAACTGAAGAATCCCGTAAACGATTCGCGTTCCATGGCAACGGCTCTCCGTGCGATTGGTTTTGATGTGATTGAGCTGAACGATGGTTCGCGTGACCAGATGTTTCGTTCCATCCAGGAGTTCGGGGAAAGGCTGAAGAATTACACGGTAGGCATGTTGTTCTATGCGGGGCACGGGATGCAGGTAGATGGCGTGAACTACCTCATTCCAGCCGATGCGCGCATCACCTCCAAAGATGATATCCGTTTTATCTGCATCAATGCCGATTTCATTTTGAGTAAGATGGAACTGGCGGGCACCAAGGCGAACATCATTATCCTGGATGCATGTCGGAACAATCCGTTTGAAAGAAGTTTCTCAAGGGACGATTCCAATCCCGGACTGGCAACCATGAATGCGCCAGTAGGTTCCATCATCGCTTATTCCTGCGCGCCCAATAAGACGGCCTCCGATGGCAGTGGCAGCAATGGATTGTACACCGGAGAACTGCTGCGTTATATCCAACAGCCCGGTGCGAAAATTGAAGATGTATTCAAACAGGTTCGGAAAAGTGTGCTGACGAAGTCGAATACTTCGCAGGTTCCATGGGAAACCTCATCGCTGATCGGGGACTTCTTCTTCTCCGCGAAAACGCAATAA
- the ricT gene encoding regulatory iron-sulfur-containing complex subunit RicT, translating into MNIHDWLANLPFSDPESSCRIVEVSFNQGSRKDFFRNNSLQYFEKGEMVSVEGVSGFDVGEVSMTGELVRLQLKKKGISEADPEIKKILRRSSEKDLDLFKTNKAREKEALVRSRAIARQLKLEMKLAEVEFQADGRKATFFYTADDRVDFRELIKLFAGEFRVKVEMRQIGSRQEAGKVGGIGSCGRELCCSTWLSDFKSVNTTAARYQNLSINQTKLSGQCGRLKCCLNYELDTYLDALQAFPDNVEQLRVAKGTANLIKRDIFKNLLWYILPDSSKQYPLTIERVKKIKALNAQGVIPDELEAVEVVSSKPKEVEPEFVDVVGQISLRSLEKADRRKKQQKQQGQGGGNGPRQMQVQKSGQGAPGNQGGNQPQGRGGQQRPPQQGNRPPQQGQQQPPRPQQPRGPRPENEQKPRGPRPEGNQPRGPRQEGPRRPPRPQNQGPRPPKDNNAPPSA; encoded by the coding sequence ATGAATATACACGACTGGCTCGCCAACCTGCCTTTCAGCGACCCTGAAAGTTCATGCAGGATCGTAGAAGTCTCTTTCAACCAGGGAAGCCGGAAGGACTTCTTCAGGAACAATAGTCTCCAGTATTTCGAAAAAGGAGAAATGGTTTCTGTGGAAGGGGTGAGTGGCTTCGATGTGGGAGAAGTAAGCATGACGGGCGAATTGGTGCGCCTTCAACTGAAGAAAAAAGGGATCTCTGAAGCCGACCCCGAAATCAAAAAGATACTCCGCAGAAGCTCCGAAAAAGACCTCGATCTTTTCAAGACCAATAAAGCACGTGAAAAAGAAGCACTGGTAAGGAGCCGCGCCATTGCCCGGCAACTGAAACTGGAAATGAAACTGGCAGAAGTGGAATTCCAGGCCGACGGCAGAAAAGCGACCTTCTTTTATACCGCGGATGACCGGGTAGATTTCCGGGAACTCATCAAATTGTTCGCTGGTGAATTCAGGGTAAAAGTGGAAATGAGGCAGATCGGTTCCCGCCAGGAAGCCGGCAAAGTGGGAGGCATTGGCAGTTGCGGACGCGAACTGTGTTGCAGCACCTGGTTGAGCGATTTTAAATCGGTGAACACTACTGCGGCCCGCTACCAAAACCTTTCTATCAACCAAACCAAACTCAGCGGGCAATGCGGCAGGCTGAAATGCTGCCTGAACTACGAACTGGATACTTATCTTGATGCCCTTCAGGCTTTCCCGGATAATGTGGAACAACTGAGGGTAGCCAAGGGAACCGCCAACCTGATCAAACGCGACATCTTTAAGAACCTGCTCTGGTATATACTCCCCGATTCCAGTAAGCAATACCCGCTTACCATTGAAAGGGTAAAGAAAATAAAAGCATTGAACGCCCAGGGTGTGATTCCCGATGAACTGGAAGCCGTGGAAGTGGTGAGCTCCAAACCCAAAGAAGTGGAACCGGAATTTGTGGATGTGGTGGGGCAGATCAGTTTACGCTCCCTCGAAAAAGCCGATCGCCGCAAAAAGCAACAGAAGCAACAAGGACAAGGTGGCGGTAACGGTCCGCGACAAATGCAGGTACAGAAAAGCGGACAGGGCGCGCCTGGTAACCAGGGCGGCAACCAGCCCCAGGGCCGCGGAGGTCAGCAACGTCCTCCCCAGCAAGGCAACAGGCCGCCACAACAGGGACAACAGCAGCCACCCCGGCCACAACAACCGAGGGGACCAAGGCCAGAAAACGAACAAAAACCAAGGGGACCACGCCCGGAAGGCAACCAACCCCGCGGACCAAGGCAGGAAGGCCCGAGAAGGCCGCCCCGGCCGCAGAACCAGGGACCAAGGCCACCAAAAGACAACAACGCTCCGCCTTCAGCATAA